One Paraburkholderia aromaticivorans genomic region harbors:
- a CDS encoding cytochrome c biogenesis protein ResB, with protein sequence MSVTTSGLQSKSGNRTTRSVVEVLSSMRFAISLLVILSIASIIGTVLTQDDPYPNYVNQFGPFWADIFRSLSLYTVYSSWWFMLILGFLMVSVSLCVIRNAPKMVADVKSWKDKVREGSLRAFHHKGEFAVHGSRAQTTALLARLSAKLGYKFVTRESDGATLIAAKRGALTKFGYISAHIAIVVICLGGLLDSNLPIKLQMWLFDKSPIRANTVINDITPDHRLSQSNPTFRGYAWVPEGQHVSTAILNQPDGSLIQDLPFSIELNKFIVDYYSTGMPKLFASDIVVVDHKTGARVPARVEVNKPFTYDGVSIYQSSFQDGGSQMQMTAYPMSGASAKTAPFGGTIGGNAPLGTATPLADGQTVEFTDFRAINVENIQNGSGQTDARGVAAHRTLKEAFDERLGSGAKTSKPLDLHNVGPSVQYKVRDKDGQAREYNNYMLPVDVSGEKMFLAGMRVNPDDPFRYLRIPADSGGTVKEWMNLRATLEDPAMRASAAHRFALRSVPGSNAELQQHLEESALRVLTLFAGADNSIKMPNGQTVGGFQAIAGFIDHSVPKGEQEKAAGLLLRMLEGSTWDLYQLSRQQLGEPEAAANADASRFIQSSINAISDSFLYGSPVYLQLDSFKQVQASVFQLTRAPGKKVVYLGSLLLVLGIFSMFYVRERRLWFWLKDTEHGTNVVMAMSSARKTLDFEKEFVQTRDAVGAALGAKLVEAPDAAGASHKSGNAGAPSASSQDSTR encoded by the coding sequence ATGAGCGTCACCACGTCGGGTTTGCAGTCGAAGTCGGGCAATCGCACTACGCGCAGCGTCGTCGAAGTTTTGAGTTCGATGCGTTTCGCCATTTCGTTGCTCGTGATTTTGTCGATCGCCAGCATCATCGGCACCGTCCTCACGCAGGACGATCCGTATCCCAACTACGTCAATCAGTTCGGCCCGTTCTGGGCAGACATCTTCCGTTCGCTGAGTCTGTACACGGTGTACAGCTCGTGGTGGTTCATGCTGATTCTCGGCTTCCTGATGGTGTCGGTGTCGCTGTGCGTGATCCGCAATGCGCCGAAAATGGTCGCCGACGTGAAGAGCTGGAAGGACAAGGTCCGCGAAGGCAGCCTGCGCGCGTTCCATCACAAAGGCGAATTCGCGGTGCATGGCTCCCGCGCGCAGACCACGGCGTTGCTCGCCAGACTCTCGGCGAAGCTCGGCTACAAGTTCGTCACCCGTGAGTCCGATGGCGCGACCTTGATCGCCGCCAAGCGCGGCGCGCTAACCAAGTTCGGGTATATCTCCGCTCACATTGCGATCGTGGTGATCTGCCTCGGCGGCCTGCTCGACAGCAATCTGCCGATCAAGCTGCAAATGTGGCTGTTCGACAAGTCGCCGATCCGTGCCAACACGGTGATCAACGACATCACGCCGGATCATCGTCTGTCGCAGTCCAACCCGACGTTTCGCGGCTATGCATGGGTGCCGGAAGGCCAGCACGTGTCCACGGCGATCCTGAACCAGCCCGACGGCTCGCTGATCCAGGATCTGCCGTTTTCGATCGAACTGAACAAGTTCATCGTCGATTACTACTCGACGGGCATGCCCAAGCTGTTCGCGAGCGACATCGTGGTGGTGGATCACAAGACGGGCGCGCGCGTGCCGGCGCGCGTCGAAGTGAACAAACCGTTCACCTACGACGGCGTGTCGATCTACCAGTCGAGCTTCCAGGACGGCGGCTCGCAGATGCAGATGACCGCCTACCCGATGAGCGGCGCGAGCGCGAAGACCGCGCCGTTCGGTGGCACGATCGGTGGCAATGCGCCGTTGGGCACGGCCACGCCGCTGGCCGACGGCCAGACGGTCGAATTCACCGATTTCCGCGCGATCAACGTCGAAAACATCCAGAACGGCAGCGGCCAGACCGACGCCCGTGGCGTCGCGGCGCACCGCACGCTGAAAGAAGCGTTCGACGAGCGCCTCGGCTCCGGCGCGAAAACCTCGAAGCCGCTCGATCTGCACAACGTCGGCCCGTCGGTGCAATACAAGGTGCGCGACAAGGACGGCCAGGCGCGCGAATACAACAACTACATGCTGCCGGTCGACGTGTCCGGCGAAAAGATGTTCCTCGCCGGCATGCGTGTGAATCCGGACGATCCGTTTCGCTACCTGCGCATTCCCGCCGACAGCGGCGGCACCGTCAAGGAATGGATGAACCTGCGCGCCACGCTCGAGGATCCGGCCATGCGCGCCTCTGCGGCTCACCGTTTCGCGCTGCGCTCGGTGCCCGGCTCGAATGCCGAACTGCAACAACATCTGGAAGAAAGCGCGCTGCGCGTGCTGACCCTTTTTGCGGGCGCGGATAACAGCATCAAGATGCCGAACGGCCAGACGGTCGGCGGCTTCCAGGCCATCGCCGGTTTTATCGACCATTCGGTGCCGAAGGGCGAGCAGGAAAAGGCCGCCGGCCTGCTGCTGCGCATGCTGGAAGGCTCGACGTGGGACCTGTATCAGCTGTCCCGCCAGCAACTCGGCGAGCCCGAGGCGGCGGCCAATGCTGACGCCAGCCGCTTTATCCAGAGCTCGATCAACGCGATATCCGACAGCTTTTTGTATGGATCGCCGGTCTATTTACAGCTCGACTCATTCAAGCAGGTGCAAGCTTCGGTATTTCAGTTGACGCGCGCGCCGGGCAAAAAAGTCGTGTATCTTGGCAGCCTGCTCCTCGTGTTGGGCATCTTTTCGATGTTCTACGTCCGCGAACGGCGCCTCTGGTTCTGGCTCAAAGACACCGAGCACGGCACGAACGTCGTGATGGCAATGTCGAGCGCACGCAAGACGCTCGACTTCGAGAAAGAGTTCGTTCAGACGCGCGACGCGGTAGGCGCCGCGCTGGGCGCCAAACTCGTTGAAGCACCCGACGCCGCCGGCGCCTCCCATAAATCCGGCAACGCCGGCGCGCCGTCCGCAAGCTCACAAGATTCGACCCGGTAA
- a CDS encoding c-type cytochrome: MNRLSKTLMVLHVAAGLSGLAIQARAAEPAKPDVNRGQAIAVQVCASCHGADGNSAGGAYPKLAGQHPEYLVKQLKDFKTQPGAKQPARNNAIMAGMAAALSDQDMVNVAAYFAAQTPKPGYAHNKDTVPLGQKIYRGGIADKGVPACASCHGPTGQGIPSQYPRLSGQWAEYTVAQLLAFTQGPGARNNNEPMHAIATRLSDSEIKAVADYIAGLH; this comes from the coding sequence ATGAATCGACTGAGCAAGACTCTGATGGTGCTTCATGTAGCGGCAGGTCTTTCAGGTTTGGCAATTCAGGCACGAGCAGCAGAACCGGCAAAGCCGGACGTCAATCGGGGGCAGGCAATCGCGGTGCAGGTATGCGCGTCATGTCATGGGGCAGACGGCAACAGTGCCGGCGGCGCGTACCCGAAGCTGGCGGGCCAGCACCCTGAGTATCTCGTCAAGCAACTCAAGGACTTCAAGACCCAGCCGGGCGCCAAGCAGCCAGCGCGCAACAATGCGATCATGGCGGGCATGGCGGCGGCGCTGTCCGATCAGGATATGGTCAACGTCGCGGCCTATTTCGCGGCGCAAACCCCGAAGCCAGGCTACGCGCACAACAAGGATACCGTTCCGCTCGGTCAGAAGATTTATCGGGGCGGGATTGCCGACAAGGGCGTGCCGGCGTGCGCGAGCTGTCACGGACCGACCGGGCAAGGGATTCCGTCGCAGTATCCACGGCTGTCGGGGCAGTGGGCGGAATACACGGTGGCGCAGTTGCTGGCGTTCACGCAAGGCCCGGGCGCACGTAACAACAACGAGCCGATGCATGCGATTGCAACGCGTCTGTCGGACAGCGAGATCAAGGCAGTAGCCGATTACATCGCGGGCTTGCACTAA
- the yihA gene encoding ribosome biogenesis GTP-binding protein YihA/YsxC — MSFLLHQSRFFTTVNHLRDLPATSQPEICFAGRSNAGKSTAINILCNQKRLAFASKTPGRTQHINYFSVGKADEPTAHLVDLPGYGYAEVPGAAKAHWEALLSTYLQSRSQLRGMILMMDSRRPLTDLDRRMIEWFAPTGKPIHTLLTKCDKLTRQESINALRATQKGLAEYRTAGYQGELTAQLFSALKRVGIDEAHELIESWLIPNAKGETDAAQ, encoded by the coding sequence ATGTCCTTCCTGCTCCACCAATCCCGCTTTTTCACGACCGTCAATCACTTACGTGATCTGCCGGCCACTTCGCAACCCGAGATCTGCTTTGCGGGACGCTCGAACGCGGGCAAGTCGACGGCGATCAATATTCTGTGCAATCAGAAGCGGCTGGCCTTCGCCAGTAAGACGCCAGGACGCACGCAGCATATCAATTACTTTTCGGTGGGCAAGGCGGACGAGCCGACTGCGCATCTGGTCGATCTGCCGGGCTACGGTTACGCAGAAGTGCCGGGCGCCGCCAAGGCGCACTGGGAAGCGCTGCTCTCCACCTATCTGCAATCGCGCTCGCAATTGCGCGGCATGATCCTGATGATGGACTCGCGCCGCCCGCTGACGGATCTGGATCGCCGCATGATCGAATGGTTCGCGCCGACCGGCAAGCCGATCCACACGCTCCTGACCAAGTGCGACAAATTGACGCGCCAGGAAAGCATAAACGCGTTGCGCGCGACGCAGAAAGGTCTGGCTGAGTACCGTACCGCCGGCTACCAGGGCGAACTGACCGCCCAGCTGTTCTCTGCGCTCAAACGCGTCGGCATCGACGAAGCGCACGAACTGATCGAAAGCTGGCTGATCCCCAACGCGAAAGGCGAAACGGACGCCGCCCAGTAA
- the hemB gene encoding porphobilinogen synthase, with the protein MSFYPHHRPRRMRRDDFSRRLMRENILTTNDLIYPVFIVEGINVRQAVPSMPGVERVSVDLLMGVAEQCVELGVPVLSLFPAIEPSLKTPDGREATNPAGLIPRAVRELKKNFPELGVLTDVALDPYTSHGQDGVLDEAGYVINDETVEILVEQAREQAEAGVDIVAPSDMMDGRIGAIREMFESEGLIHTRIMAYAAKFASAFYGPFRDAVGSATNLGKSNKMTYQMDPANSNEALREVQADINEGADMVMVKPGMPYLDIVRRVKDEFQFPTYVYQVSGEYAMLKAAAQNGWLDHDKAMMESLLAFKRAGADGVLTYFALDAARILRSQK; encoded by the coding sequence ATGAGCTTCTATCCGCACCACCGTCCGCGCCGCATGCGCCGCGACGACTTCTCGCGCCGTCTGATGCGGGAAAACATCCTCACCACCAACGATCTGATTTATCCGGTCTTTATCGTCGAAGGCATCAACGTGCGGCAAGCCGTGCCGTCGATGCCGGGCGTCGAGCGCGTGTCGGTCGATCTGCTGATGGGCGTGGCTGAACAATGCGTCGAACTGGGCGTGCCCGTGCTGTCGCTGTTTCCGGCGATCGAACCGTCGCTGAAAACGCCAGATGGTCGCGAAGCGACCAACCCGGCCGGTTTGATTCCGCGCGCTGTTCGCGAACTGAAGAAGAATTTCCCCGAGCTGGGCGTGCTCACCGACGTGGCGCTCGATCCGTACACGAGCCATGGCCAGGACGGCGTACTCGACGAAGCCGGCTATGTCATCAACGACGAGACTGTCGAGATTCTGGTCGAACAGGCGCGCGAGCAGGCTGAAGCGGGCGTCGATATCGTCGCGCCTTCGGACATGATGGACGGCCGCATCGGCGCGATCCGCGAAATGTTCGAGAGCGAAGGTCTTATCCACACGCGCATCATGGCTTATGCGGCCAAGTTCGCGTCGGCGTTTTACGGCCCGTTCCGCGACGCCGTCGGTTCCGCGACGAACCTCGGCAAAAGCAACAAGATGACCTACCAGATGGACCCGGCCAATTCGAATGAAGCGCTGCGTGAAGTGCAGGCGGACATCAACGAAGGCGCGGACATGGTGATGGTCAAGCCCGGCATGCCGTATCTGGATATCGTGCGTCGCGTGAAGGATGAATTCCAGTTCCCGACGTACGTGTATCAGGTGAGCGGCGAATACGCGATGCTGAAAGCGGCCGCGCAGAACGGCTGGCTCGACCACGATAAAGCGATGATGGAATCGCTGCTGGCGTTCAAGCGGGCGGGTGCGGACGGGGTGCTAACCTATTTCGCATTGGATGCCGCGCGGATCTTGCGTTCGCAGAAGTGA
- the dsbD gene encoding protein-disulfide reductase DsbD — protein MFNGLDRRARNALRTVFFLLGCLILGQFSTLARAADDFLDPAVAFKFSASEKPGEVDVTYQIADGYYMYRERFAFATRNGTTTIGEPQLPAGHVKFDQTFNKNVETYRNELTIRIPVKQAAGPFDLAVTSQGCADAGICYPPMERVYHVSGAALQPTGSAAAPAADVAPHSAAAAGTSWYDRATSADYAQSLLQGGGFFAIVGLYFVAGAVLSLLPCSYPMIPILSAIIIGEGARVTRARGFALSLAYVIGMALVYTALGIAAALVGQSLGAWLQNPWVLGAFGVLLTIFALTLIAGFDIALPQRWQDGVSRASSGRSGGKFAAVAVMGALSALVVGACMTAPLFAVLAFIAHTGDALLGGAALFSMGLGLGVPLLILGFGAGTLLPRAGAWMDGVKVFFGVVLLAAALWIVWPVLGATATMLLSALWLLVASASLGLFSAPTAEASVWRRLGRGIGAAFAIWAAVLLVGLAAGSSDPLRPLAVLAARGGETGVANASNRPDNAPQSDLTFAPVRSSNELDQAVRTAAQPAMLDFYADWCVSCKEMEKFTFSDPRVQAKLKQMNLLRADVTANNTDDQTLLKRFSLFGPPGIIFFDRRGKEVLRVVGYESADKFLHSLDRASAPGA, from the coding sequence ATGTTTAACGGTCTCGACCGGCGCGCGCGCAATGCGCTACGCACCGTATTCTTCCTGCTTGGTTGCCTGATCCTCGGGCAGTTCAGCACGCTCGCCCGCGCGGCGGACGATTTCCTGGATCCCGCGGTCGCGTTCAAATTCAGCGCGTCGGAGAAGCCCGGCGAAGTCGACGTGACGTACCAAATCGCGGACGGCTACTACATGTACCGCGAGCGCTTCGCGTTCGCAACGCGCAACGGCACGACCACGATCGGCGAGCCGCAATTGCCGGCTGGCCACGTCAAGTTCGATCAGACCTTTAACAAGAACGTCGAGACGTATCGGAACGAACTGACTATCCGGATTCCCGTTAAACAGGCGGCCGGACCGTTCGATCTGGCGGTGACGTCGCAAGGCTGTGCCGACGCGGGCATCTGCTATCCGCCGATGGAGCGCGTGTATCACGTGAGCGGCGCAGCTCTTCAGCCGACCGGCAGCGCGGCAGCTCCCGCAGCCGACGTCGCGCCGCATTCCGCCGCTGCCGCAGGCACCTCGTGGTACGACCGCGCCACCAGCGCAGACTACGCGCAGTCGCTGCTGCAAGGCGGCGGCTTCTTCGCGATCGTCGGGCTCTATTTCGTCGCCGGCGCCGTACTCAGTCTGCTCCCCTGTTCGTATCCGATGATTCCGATTCTCTCGGCGATCATCATCGGCGAAGGCGCGCGCGTGACGCGTGCCCGTGGATTCGCGCTGTCGCTGGCCTACGTCATCGGCATGGCGCTCGTGTACACGGCGCTCGGCATCGCCGCTGCGCTGGTCGGGCAGAGTCTCGGCGCGTGGCTGCAAAATCCATGGGTGCTCGGTGCCTTTGGCGTACTGCTGACCATTTTTGCGTTGACCTTGATCGCCGGCTTCGACATCGCGCTGCCGCAACGTTGGCAGGACGGCGTTTCGCGCGCGTCATCAGGGCGCTCCGGGGGTAAGTTTGCGGCCGTTGCCGTGATGGGCGCGCTGTCCGCGCTGGTGGTCGGCGCGTGCATGACCGCACCGCTCTTTGCGGTGCTGGCGTTCATTGCGCATACTGGCGACGCGTTGCTCGGCGGTGCAGCGCTGTTCTCGATGGGACTGGGACTGGGCGTGCCACTGCTGATCCTCGGTTTTGGCGCAGGCACGCTGCTGCCGCGTGCCGGCGCATGGATGGACGGCGTCAAGGTGTTCTTCGGCGTCGTGCTGCTTGCGGCCGCGTTGTGGATCGTTTGGCCGGTGCTCGGCGCGACTGCGACGATGCTGTTGAGCGCGCTCTGGTTGTTGGTCGCCTCAGCCTCTCTTGGCTTATTTTCGGCTCCGACTGCGGAGGCTTCCGTTTGGCGCCGGCTTGGCCGAGGCATCGGCGCTGCGTTCGCCATCTGGGCTGCAGTCCTGCTGGTCGGGTTGGCGGCGGGCTCATCCGACCCGCTGCGCCCGCTTGCCGTGCTGGCGGCGCGTGGCGGGGAAACGGGTGTCGCGAACGCGTCGAATAGGCCGGACAACGCGCCGCAGAGCGATCTGACGTTCGCCCCGGTCCGCTCATCGAATGAACTCGACCAGGCCGTCAGAACGGCTGCACAGCCCGCCATGCTCGATTTTTACGCGGACTGGTGCGTCAGCTGCAAGGAGATGGAGAAATTCACCTTCAGCGACCCGCGTGTTCAGGCGAAATTAAAGCAGATGAACCTGCTGCGCGCCGATGTGACCGCGAACAACACCGACGATCAAACGCTGCTCAAGCGCTTCAGCCTGTTCGGGCCGCCGGGGATCATCTTTTTCGATCGGCGTGGCAAGGAAGTGCTGCGCGTCGTTGGATACGAATCGGCGGATAAATTCTTGCACAGTCTGGATCGGGCGAGTGCGCCTGGGGCGTAA
- the cutA gene encoding divalent-cation tolerance protein CutA, with translation MSVNVTLILTTVPDAAAAQKLAANALAARLCACVTQLGSVQSSYHWQGAIETAQEIQLLFKTSAPRALELEQYIQAHHPYDTPEILLWQATASAAYGQWITAETQRPLHV, from the coding sequence GTGAGCGTGAACGTGACCTTGATTCTGACGACGGTGCCGGATGCGGCCGCGGCTCAGAAGCTTGCTGCGAATGCCTTGGCCGCGCGGCTCTGCGCCTGTGTCACGCAATTAGGCTCCGTACAGTCCAGCTATCACTGGCAGGGCGCGATTGAAACGGCGCAGGAAATCCAGTTGCTGTTCAAGACCAGCGCGCCACGCGCGCTCGAACTCGAACAGTACATTCAGGCTCACCATCCCTACGACACGCCGGAAATCCTCTTATGGCAAGCGACGGCGTCGGCCGCGTACGGCCAGTGGATCACTGCTGAAACCCAACGTCCTCTCCATGTTTAA
- the rplQ gene encoding 50S ribosomal protein L17: protein MRHRHGLRKLNRTSSHRLAMLRNMSNSLIEHEVIKTTLPKAKELRKVVEPLITLGKKPSLANRRLAFNRLRDRDSVTKLFEVLGPRYATRPGGYLRVLKFGFRVGDNAPMALVELLDRPEVEEVEVQEAE, encoded by the coding sequence ATGCGTCACCGTCATGGTTTGCGGAAACTGAACCGCACGAGCAGCCACCGTCTGGCAATGCTCCGTAATATGTCCAACTCGCTGATCGAGCACGAAGTCATCAAGACCACGCTGCCGAAAGCAAAAGAACTCCGTAAGGTTGTCGAGCCGCTGATCACGCTCGGCAAGAAGCCGTCGCTGGCAAATCGTCGTCTGGCGTTCAACCGCCTGCGCGATCGTGACTCGGTCACGAAGCTGTTCGAAGTTCTGGGCCCGCGTTACGCTACCCGTCCGGGCGGCTACCTGCGCGTCCTGAAGTTTGGCTTCCGCGTCGGCGACAACGCTCCGATGGCACTGGTCGAATTGCTCGACCGTCCGGAAGTTGAAGAAGTCGAAGTGCAAGAAGCTGAGTAA
- a CDS encoding DNA-directed RNA polymerase subunit alpha: MQTSLLKPKIIAVESLGESHAKVVMEPFERGYGHTLGNALRRVLLSSMIGYAPTEVTIAGVVHEYSTLDGVQEDVVNLLLNLKGVVFKLHNRDEVTVTLRKEGEGVVTAGDIELAHDCEVINPDHVIAHLSKGGKLDVQIKVEKGRGYVPGNVRRYGEESAKIIGRIVLDASFSPVRRVSYAVESARVEQRTDLDKLVMNIETNGVISPEEAIRQSARILVDQLSVFAALEGTEATAEAPSRAPQIDPILLRPVDDLELTVRSANCLKAENIYYIGDLIQRTENELLKTPNLGRKSLNEIKEVLASRGLTLGMKLENWPPAGLDK, encoded by the coding sequence ATGCAAACCAGTTTGTTGAAGCCCAAGATCATCGCTGTTGAATCGCTTGGTGAGAGCCATGCGAAAGTGGTCATGGAACCGTTTGAACGCGGTTACGGCCACACCTTGGGTAACGCGCTCCGGCGCGTGCTGCTGTCGTCGATGATCGGCTACGCGCCGACCGAAGTGACGATCGCAGGCGTCGTACATGAGTATTCGACGCTCGACGGTGTGCAAGAGGATGTGGTCAACCTGTTGTTGAACCTGAAGGGCGTGGTGTTCAAGCTGCATAACCGTGACGAAGTGACGGTTACGCTGCGCAAGGAAGGCGAGGGCGTTGTCACCGCTGGCGACATCGAACTCGCGCACGATTGCGAAGTGATCAACCCGGATCACGTGATTGCGCATCTGTCGAAGGGCGGCAAGCTCGACGTGCAGATCAAGGTCGAGAAGGGCCGTGGTTATGTGCCGGGCAACGTGCGTCGTTACGGCGAAGAGTCGGCCAAGATTATCGGCCGTATCGTGCTGGACGCGTCGTTCTCGCCGGTTCGCCGCGTGAGCTACGCCGTTGAAAGCGCTCGCGTCGAACAGCGTACCGACCTCGACAAGCTCGTGATGAACATCGAAACCAACGGTGTGATTTCGCCGGAAGAAGCGATCCGCCAGTCGGCGCGCATTCTGGTCGATCAACTGTCGGTCTTTGCTGCACTAGAAGGCACTGAAGCCACGGCTGAAGCGCCGTCGCGTGCGCCGCAGATCGATCCGATCCTGCTGCGTCCGGTCGATGATCTCGAACTGACGGTTCGTTCCGCGAACTGCCTGAAGGCCGAGAACATTTACTACATCGGTGACCTGATCCAGCGCACGGAAAACGAGTTGCTGAAGACGCCGAATCTGGGCCGCAAGTCGTTGAACGAAATCAAGGAAGTACTGGCGTCGCGTGGTTTGACGCTCGGCATGAAACTCGAAAACTGGCCGCCGGCTGGTCTCGATAAGTAA
- the rpsD gene encoding 30S ribosomal protein S4: MARYIGPKAKLSRREGTDLFLKSARRSLADKCKLDSKPGQHGRTSGARTSDYGTQLREKQKVKRIYGVLERQFRRYFAEADRLKGNTGENLLQLLESRLDNVVYRMGFGSTRAEARQLVSHKAIVVNGVVSNIPSMQVKAGDVVAVRETKKKQARILEALSLAEQGGLPSWVAVDSKKFEGTFKSKPERSDIAGDINESLIVELYSR, translated from the coding sequence GTGGCACGTTATATCGGCCCTAAGGCCAAGCTGTCCCGCCGTGAAGGCACTGACCTCTTCCTGAAGAGCGCCCGTCGTTCGCTCGCTGACAAGTGCAAGCTTGACAGCAAGCCCGGCCAACACGGCCGCACCTCGGGCGCACGTACGTCCGACTACGGCACGCAGTTGCGCGAAAAGCAAAAAGTGAAGCGCATCTACGGTGTCCTCGAGCGTCAATTCCGTCGTTACTTCGCTGAAGCCGACCGCCTGAAGGGCAACACGGGTGAAAACCTGCTGCAATTGCTCGAATCGCGTCTGGACAACGTTGTGTATCGCATGGGCTTCGGCTCGACGCGCGCTGAAGCACGTCAGCTCGTGAGCCACAAGGCGATCGTCGTGAACGGCGTTGTGTCGAACATCCCGTCGATGCAAGTGAAGGCAGGCGACGTCGTCGCAGTGCGCGAGACGAAGAAGAAGCAGGCGCGTATTCTCGAAGCGCTGTCGCTGGCTGAGCAAGGTGGTCTGCCGAGCTGGGTCGCTGTCGATTCGAAGAAGTTCGAAGGCACGTTCAAGTCGAAGCCGGAACGCAGCGACATCGCTGGCGATATCAACGAAAGCCTGATCGTCGAATTGTATTCGCGGTAA
- the rpsK gene encoding 30S ribosomal protein S11, which translates to MAKASNNSAAQRVRKKVKKNVAEGVVHVHASFNNTIITITDRQGNALAWATSGGQGFKGSRKSTPFAAQVAAESAGRVAMEYGVKNLEVRIKGPGPGRESAVRALHGLGIKITAISDVTPVPHNGCRPPKRRRI; encoded by the coding sequence ATGGCTAAGGCTTCGAACAACTCCGCGGCGCAACGCGTTCGCAAGAAGGTCAAGAAGAACGTCGCCGAGGGCGTGGTTCACGTTCACGCGTCGTTCAACAACACCATCATCACGATCACCGATCGTCAAGGCAATGCACTTGCTTGGGCAACGTCAGGTGGTCAGGGCTTCAAGGGTTCGCGTAAATCGACCCCGTTTGCAGCCCAGGTGGCGGCCGAATCGGCTGGCCGCGTGGCGATGGAATACGGCGTGAAGAACCTCGAAGTGCGGATCAAGGGCCCCGGTCCTGGCCGCGAGTCGGCGGTGCGCGCGTTGCATGGTCTTGGCATCAAGATCACCGCGATCTCCGACGTGACCCCGGTCCCGCACAACGGCTGCCGTCCGCCGAAGCGTCGTCGTATCTAA
- the rpsM gene encoding 30S ribosomal protein S13, which translates to MARIAGVNIPNHQHTEIGLTAIYGVGRTRSRDICVAAGVAFSKKVKDLNDADLEKLREEVGKFIVEGDLRRETTMNIKRLMDLGCYRGVRHRKGLPLRGQRTRTNARTRKGPRRAAQSLKK; encoded by the coding sequence ATGGCTCGTATCGCAGGGGTTAACATCCCGAATCACCAGCATACCGAAATCGGCCTGACGGCTATTTACGGTGTCGGCCGCACGCGCTCGCGCGACATCTGCGTCGCTGCTGGTGTGGCATTTTCGAAGAAGGTCAAAGACCTGAACGACGCAGACCTCGAAAAGCTGCGTGAAGAAGTCGGCAAGTTCATCGTTGAAGGCGATCTGCGCCGTGAAACGACGATGAACATTAAGCGCCTGATGGATCTCGGCTGCTACCGTGGCGTTCGGCATCGTAAGGGCTTGCCCCTGCGCGGCCAACGTACGCGTACGAATGCCCGTACGCGCAAGGGTCCGCGTCGTGCAGCGCAATCGCTGAAGAAGTAA
- the rpmJ gene encoding 50S ribosomal protein L36 — MKVMASVKRICRNCKIIKRKGVVRVICSSDPRHKQRQG, encoded by the coding sequence ATGAAAGTGATGGCATCGGTTAAGCGCATTTGCCGCAATTGCAAGATCATCAAGCGCAAAGGCGTTGTGCGCGTGATTTGCAGCTCTGATCCGCGCCACAAACAGCGTCAAGGCTGA
- the infA gene encoding translation initiation factor IF-1 → MAKDDVIQMQGEVIENLPNATFRVKLENGHVVLGHISGKMRMHYIRILPGDKVTVELTPYDLSRARIVFRAK, encoded by the coding sequence ATGGCCAAAGACGATGTTATCCAGATGCAGGGTGAAGTCATCGAAAACCTGCCTAACGCTACCTTCAGGGTGAAGCTGGAAAACGGCCATGTCGTATTGGGACACATATCCGGGAAGATGCGGATGCACTACATCCGAATCTTGCCGGGCGACAAGGTGACGGTTGAATTGACGCCTTACGATCTGTCGCGTGCGCGGATCGTGTTCCGGGCGAAGTGA